A stretch of Calditrichota bacterium DNA encodes these proteins:
- the tsf gene encoding translation elongation factor Ts, producing MAEITAAMVKELREKTGVGMMDCKNALKEADGDSEKASDILRKKGIAKAAKRAGREAKEGLIEAYIHPGSKLGVIVEVNCETDFVANTDNFKEFVKNVAMHVAASNPLAVTREEVDQALVEKEMEIFKEQAKAEGKPDHIIEKISAGRIEKYYTENVLLNQAYVKEPEKTIQDLLNETISKVGENVTLKRFSRFQIGE from the coding sequence ATGGCAGAGATTACTGCTGCAATGGTTAAAGAGCTGAGAGAAAAAACAGGCGTCGGCATGATGGACTGTAAGAATGCTCTAAAAGAAGCTGATGGTGATTCAGAAAAAGCATCAGATATTTTAAGAAAAAAAGGAATCGCAAAGGCTGCAAAAAGAGCCGGTCGCGAAGCCAAAGAAGGTTTAATTGAAGCGTATATTCATCCGGGAAGTAAATTGGGTGTAATTGTTGAAGTAAACTGTGAAACGGACTTTGTTGCAAATACTGACAACTTTAAAGAATTTGTAAAAAATGTTGCAATGCACGTTGCGGCATCAAATCCTCTTGCTGTTACACGCGAAGAAGTTGATCAGGCCCTTGTTGAAAAAGAAATGGAAATATTTAAAGAACAAGCTAAAGCTGAAGGTAAGCCCGATCATATTATAGAAAAGATATCAGCTGGTAGAATTGAAAAATATTATACAGAAAATGTTTTGTTAAATCAGGCCTATGTGAAGGAACCAGAGAAAACAATTCAGGATTTGCTTAACGAAACAATTTCAAAAGTTGGTGAGAATGTGACATTAAAACGCTTCTCACGATTTCAAATTGGCGAATAA
- the rpsB gene encoding 30S ribosomal protein S2 — MPAVSLEQLLASGAHFGHLTRRWDPKMKPYIFMQKNGIHIIDLKKTQSNLENALNALRQIVSEGYEVLFVGTKVQAKEIIDSEAQRCEQFYVTHRWLGGMLTNFTTIKKSIKHYKNLDKMSKDGTYEKISKKERLTIDRDKEKLNRVLCGIEDMKRLPGAIFIVDTKKEHIALKEAINMRIPVFAMVDTNSDPTLVDFPIPANDDAAKSISLIISKVADTIIEAKQKVQQEKAIKEAAEKEKKAAEEKPVEQEKKKVKKPNKES; from the coding sequence ATGCCCGCTGTTTCTTTGGAGCAGTTACTTGCTTCTGGTGCCCACTTTGGTCACCTAACCCGCCGTTGGGATCCTAAAATGAAGCCTTACATCTTCATGCAGAAAAATGGGATTCACATAATCGATTTAAAGAAAACACAATCCAATCTTGAAAACGCTTTGAATGCGTTGCGCCAAATTGTATCAGAGGGATATGAAGTTCTCTTTGTTGGTACAAAAGTTCAGGCAAAAGAGATTATTGATTCTGAAGCTCAAAGATGTGAGCAGTTTTATGTAACACATCGTTGGCTTGGTGGTATGCTTACAAATTTTACAACCATCAAAAAATCAATCAAGCACTATAAAAATCTTGATAAAATGAGCAAAGATGGCACATATGAAAAGATTTCTAAAAAAGAACGCTTGACTATTGACCGCGATAAAGAAAAACTTAACCGCGTACTTTGTGGTATTGAAGATATGAAACGTCTTCCGGGAGCTATCTTTATTGTAGATACTAAAAAAGAGCATATTGCCCTTAAAGAAGCAATTAATATGCGTATTCCTGTTTTTGCAATGGTTGATACAAATTCCGATCCTACTTTAGTAGACTTTCCGATTCCTGCAAATGATGATGCAGCGAAAAGTATCAGTTTAATTATCAGCAAAGTTGCAGATACGATTATTGAAGCAAAACAAAAAGTTCAACAAGAAAAAGCTATAAAGGAAGCTGCTGAGAAAGAGAAAAAAGCAGCGGAAGAAAAGCCGGTTGAACAGGAAAAGAAAAAAGTAAAAAAACCGAATAAGGAGTCTTAA
- the rpsI gene encoding 30S ribosomal protein S9, with translation MEVYIAVGRRKESIARVRMAPGSGKMVVNGSESLDYFKRETLLMDIMQPLEVTENTSNFDFTVRVRGGGLSGQAGAVRLGIARTLIQYSEDYRSSLKQAGFLTRDSRETERKKYGLAKARKRFQFSKR, from the coding sequence ATGGAAGTATATATTGCTGTTGGTCGTAGGAAAGAATCAATCGCCCGTGTAAGAATGGCCCCGGGAAGTGGGAAAATGGTTGTGAATGGAAGTGAATCGCTTGATTATTTTAAGCGTGAAACACTACTCATGGATATCATGCAGCCACTTGAAGTTACAGAAAACACAAGTAACTTTGATTTCACAGTTCGTGTTAGGGGTGGTGGATTATCTGGACAGGCAGGAGCTGTAAGATTAGGGATTGCCCGCACATTAATCCAGTATAGTGAAGACTATCGTTCCAGTTTGAAACAAGCCGGATTCCTTACAAGGGATTCCAGAGAAACTGAACGTAAGAAATATGGTTTAGCTAAAGCACGCAAAAGATTCCAGTTCTCAAAACGTTAG
- the rplM gene encoding 50S ribosomal protein L13: MKTYIASEKEVESSKKWFVIDANDLVLGRLASKVAFILKGKHKPSYSPHYDVGDFVIVVNAEKVKLTGKKLLQKTYFRHSGFPGGEKITPVKLMLQRHPDRVIEHAVKGMLPKNSLGRQMIKKLKVYADDNHPHSAQQPKELTLN, translated from the coding sequence TTGAAAACATATATTGCTTCTGAAAAAGAAGTAGAAAGTTCAAAAAAATGGTTTGTTATTGATGCAAACGATTTAGTTTTAGGCCGTTTGGCAAGCAAAGTTGCTTTTATTCTTAAAGGCAAGCATAAGCCATCGTACTCACCGCATTATGATGTAGGTGATTTTGTAATTGTTGTAAACGCTGAAAAAGTAAAGCTGACAGGTAAAAAGTTGCTCCAAAAGACTTATTTCCGCCATTCAGGTTTTCCGGGTGGGGAAAAAATTACACCAGTTAAGTTGATGTTACAAAGACATCCTGACAGGGTAATTGAACATGCTGTAAAAGGTATGTTGCCAAAAAATAGTCTTGGAAGGCAAATGATTAAGAAGCTAAAAGTATATGCAGATGATAATCATCCGCATAGTGCGCAACAACCTAAAGAATTAACTTTAAATTAG
- a CDS encoding GNAT family N-acetyltransferase → MNVSIYTSKEDLLTIKDDWTKLNQSINTHSPFLSWEWINEWWSTYETRLPNSSSLQIICIRDDKDQLFCIMPFFSTKISSINGKLNILKLAGTEFESSDYLDILIADKYSIEFIFDLFDLPEIKLLFNNFDKIVLNNLLQDSALWKIQNEFIQKRNYPTFSKRTSICPYMDLPESEEELLKNLSKNMKSGLRRTRNKINKDPDLDIHRITEANEIDTTIQALFDLHDQRFTDQEKDTKFVFEKRGRFHQNIAKTFLGLGQLAFYTAKFKDEIIGCLYCYVFNNRVMYMQAGFNPDYAKYALGNQLILKAITDGIEIKNIEFDFMRGNESYKTKWTASKRYLYQLEFGLSFKGKMDVHFNRLLFNSKRIIKKLIRKEE, encoded by the coding sequence ATGAACGTTTCAATATATACATCAAAAGAAGATCTATTAACGATTAAAGATGATTGGACCAAATTAAACCAAAGCATTAATACACATAGCCCCTTTCTTTCATGGGAATGGATTAATGAGTGGTGGTCAACTTATGAAACAAGACTTCCAAACTCATCCAGTCTTCAAATCATTTGCATCAGAGATGATAAAGATCAGTTATTTTGTATAATGCCTTTCTTTTCTACAAAAATCAGTTCCATAAATGGAAAACTAAATATATTAAAACTGGCTGGAACTGAATTCGAGTCAAGCGATTACCTGGATATACTTATTGCTGACAAATACAGCATAGAATTCATTTTTGATTTGTTTGATTTGCCGGAAATTAAACTACTATTTAATAATTTCGATAAAATTGTTTTAAATAATCTTCTTCAAGACTCAGCTTTATGGAAAATACAAAATGAGTTTATTCAAAAACGTAATTATCCCACATTTTCAAAAAGAACTTCGATTTGTCCATATATGGACCTACCAGAGAGCGAAGAAGAACTTTTAAAAAATCTTTCAAAAAATATGAAATCAGGATTGAGGCGCACACGTAATAAAATTAACAAAGACCCTGACCTTGATATCCATAGAATCACGGAAGCTAATGAAATCGATACAACTATCCAGGCTTTATTTGATCTGCATGATCAACGATTTACAGACCAGGAAAAAGACACAAAATTTGTCTTTGAAAAACGGGGCCGTTTTCATCAAAATATTGCCAAAACTTTTTTGGGTTTAGGACAATTGGCATTTTATACTGCAAAATTTAAAGATGAAATAATTGGTTGCTTATATTGTTATGTTTTTAATAACCGTGTTATGTATATGCAAGCAGGGTTTAATCCTGATTATGCAAAATATGCCTTAGGAAACCAATTAATTTTAAAAGCAATTACCGATGGAATTGAGATTAAAAATATTGAATTTGATTTCATGCGTGGAAATGAGTCGTATAAAACAAAGTGGACAGCATCAAAAAGGTATTTATATCAACTGGAGTTTGGCCTCTCTTTTAAGGGAAAAATGGATGTTCATTTTAACCGCCTTTTATTTAACTCAAAACGTATTATTAAAAAATTAATCAGAAAAGAGGAGTGA
- a CDS encoding geranylgeranylglyceryl/heptaprenylglyceryl phosphate synthase, with product MIIKHFKLARNSAKAAFVILIDPDKIENENIPGFIERCISAGVDIFFIGGSLLNGNEFDNKIKLIKSHAENIPVIIFPGNVNQLSQYADALLYLSLISGRNPDYLIGNQVLAAPVIRKSKIESISTAYMLIESGKTTSVEFMSGTKPIPNDKVDIAIAHALAAEYLGFKVVYLEAGSGAKNSVPEDMIKGVSHSISLPIIVGGGIKSPDEANQKVLAGANIIVIGNHFEKNNNSSILQEFSSAIHTTALSKF from the coding sequence ATGATTATAAAACACTTTAAATTAGCAAGAAATTCAGCAAAAGCTGCCTTTGTAATTCTAATCGATCCAGATAAAATCGAAAACGAGAATATTCCAGGTTTTATTGAAAGATGTATTTCTGCGGGTGTCGATATTTTTTTTATTGGCGGAAGTTTACTTAATGGCAATGAGTTTGATAATAAAATCAAATTAATTAAGTCTCATGCAGAAAATATACCGGTTATTATTTTCCCAGGAAATGTAAATCAACTTTCTCAATACGCAGATGCATTACTCTATTTATCTTTAATAAGCGGTCGTAATCCAGATTATTTGATCGGAAACCAGGTATTGGCGGCCCCAGTTATTAGAAAATCCAAAATAGAATCTATTTCAACAGCTTATATGTTAATTGAGTCTGGAAAAACCACTTCTGTAGAATTTATGAGCGGTACAAAACCAATCCCAAATGATAAAGTTGATATCGCAATCGCTCATGCACTTGCTGCAGAATACTTAGGTTTTAAAGTTGTGTATTTAGAAGCTGGTAGCGGTGCAAAAAACAGTGTTCCAGAAGATATGATAAAAGGTGTTTCTCATTCTATAAGCCTGCCAATAATTGTTGGAGGAGGTATAAAGTCGCCTGATGAAGCTAATCAGAAAGTGCTAGCGGGTGCTAATATCATAGTTATAGGTAACCATTTTGAGAAAAATAATAATAGCAGCATTTTACAAGAGTTTTCCTCTGCAATTCATACAACTGCATTGAGTAAATTTTAG
- a CDS encoding SDR family oxidoreductase codes for MSDRYLVTGGAGFIGSNLVERLVQNGENVRIIDNFSTGKEENIAEYGEQIEVVNGDIRYLNTVMEAMKNVDYVLHQAALPSVPRSVETPLESNDVNTNGTLNLLYAAKESGVKRFVMAASSSAYGESPTLPKVETMPTSPLSPYAVNKLAGENYCKAFYNVYGLETIALRYFNIYGRRQDPNSFYSAVIPKFVKALLMNKAPTIFGDGETSRDFTYIDNVIEANLLACKAPQKAAGKVMNIACGERITLNELALELNTLLGKDLGVVHADERPGDIKHSLADISLAKEMINYEGKHKIGDSLKKTVDWFVSNKHILGL; via the coding sequence ATGAGTGATCGTTATTTAGTCACAGGTGGTGCAGGATTTATTGGATCAAACCTAGTAGAGCGATTGGTACAAAACGGTGAAAATGTACGAATTATAGATAACTTTTCTACTGGAAAAGAAGAAAACATTGCAGAATATGGTGAACAAATAGAAGTAGTAAATGGTGATATTCGCTACCTCAACACGGTAATGGAAGCCATGAAAAACGTAGATTATGTTTTACATCAGGCTGCCCTCCCGTCTGTACCGCGATCAGTTGAAACTCCGCTTGAAAGTAATGATGTTAATACAAACGGTACATTAAATTTACTTTATGCCGCTAAAGAATCAGGTGTTAAGCGCTTTGTGATGGCAGCTTCTTCATCGGCGTATGGTGAATCTCCAACACTACCAAAAGTTGAAACCATGCCAACATCGCCATTATCACCTTATGCTGTAAATAAACTTGCCGGTGAAAATTATTGTAAAGCCTTTTATAATGTTTATGGTTTGGAAACCATTGCCCTTCGCTATTTTAATATATATGGACGTCGCCAGGACCCAAACTCATTTTACTCTGCAGTAATCCCAAAATTTGTAAAAGCATTATTAATGAATAAAGCACCAACCATTTTCGGTGATGGAGAAACCAGCAGGGATTTCACATATATTGACAATGTAATCGAAGCCAACCTTTTAGCATGCAAAGCACCACAAAAAGCTGCGGGCAAAGTAATGAACATTGCATGTGGCGAAAGGATTACGCTTAATGAACTGGCATTGGAACTAAATACTCTTTTAGGGAAAGATTTAGGCGTTGTTCATGCAGATGAACGACCCGGAGATATTAAACATTCTCTTGCGGATATTTCATTAGCAAAAGAAATGATTAATTATGAAGGCAAACATAAAATCGGCGATAGTTTAAAGAAAACTGTAGATTGGTTTGTGTCCAATAAACATATCCTCGGTTTATAG